aaactttaaatattataaagtttagtcagtacaatatacatattatatcaacACATCCAATCCTCTTCTAGCTATATGTATGTTAAATGACTCgatataaactaatataataggTGTAAATTGTTGTAtcctattataatttttaagtatgtGAAGTAAATTCATAGTTTTTAAGCAATTTAATCGAATATTTCACCAAGGGTGTACGAAACATGTTTGGACTTGTATAGGTTGTATACAAAGATCTAGTAGCAtacaatgtatgtatgtataagcAATGAAAAGTAAgcattattaaaagttaaatttatttactctcCCGTCACtcacaaagaaaatatatatatgcaatGAAAAGTGAGACCAAGTTCAATAGTATACTATTGAATAAAACGCTTATGGTTCTTCTTTGCAAACTTATATGAACCAGGTCAAAGATGCCCCAACCTAACTAGTATAATCTGGATCAATTGCATactgaaaacattttactGCACTGTATACCTTGGCAACTGTCTTTTTCCCATtgacatgaaaaatatacttatacagCACATTTAGTTAATACtacaatatgtttaattcCTAAAAACTAAAGTttccaataatataaaacaaataaatctttaatcaCATTTCAGGAATGATGAAAAGACAGCACAAGATTATAAAGTCCAAGGTGGTTCCGTGCTGCATTTGGTGTTGGCTTTGCGAGGAGGCGAGTGATGTGGTTCTGTCatctcatatttatattgcttaattttaatttttcatttattgtaaaaagtaaacatgattactgtatttaaataagttggATGTTTCTGTTAAAATTCCTTTATTTGCTCTGTATATCAGAACAATCGAAAAAAAGACGAGggtaaaatctaaattaaaagcCTTGTTTGAGCAAGTAGTTTATTAcatcaataacatattttttgcactgaattcaaaattacataaaaataaatctttggtTCACAGAATAAACAACatcaatttcttataatacttacaattattattacatccTATCTCGATAAAATATTGCCACAAGCCACAAACTTCACATttgatttacatttaattacaaaacgtttatttgagcactaaaatttcatttggaatttaataaaattgctttacTCTACATACAGaaagcttataaaaatgtttaatttttgtattctcAAATGATTTTAAGAAATACATATCATACAATCACATAtatcaaaatgatttaaatgacTTTGGGACggaaatttgtatatatataattttgtaagagATAAAACCAATGTttcatgatttaaataatttttcatgatCATCAcgtgcattaaaatatatctaaatagcggtttaaaatacatattgaaatattatcaatttggATTGAATAGAAAACATTAGAGAGAATCAAAAAAGGGAGGTACCATATTTAATATGACATTCTAGGCGTTGAGCGAAACATTACATGTTTGGCACAGTACACAGCATATATCCTAACTATTTACTAGACAAAATTCTAAACCTGACACTTCACAATATTGGAATGGCGTGTTTGATACAAAACCTGTAAACGACTGTGGCGTGTACAGGAGATTAATGCATAGAGAGCCTGTAGAACTCTGTATTCCGAGGATAATCCTTAAAAAAGTAAGATATAAAAGGTGTTcactaaaaattatagataaaatttaattaattatctactaGAGATCCTTTCTGCACCACTGTTGAAAATGTCTGAAACAAATGAAGAGAAGAATTCGAGTTGAAATTgcaaaaagcaaaaaataaattaatgtattttcggTTCAGTTGATGATACTTTGTGACATTgactgaaatattttcttgatccttatgaaattcaatttaaacccTTAAAAAACCGTTAAGTACCATGTAACTTCACCCGTCGGACAGCGAGGGCGTGACCCAGCCGTACTTGTCGTGCGTTTTGACGAGCGAACGGAACGCTTCCTCCGCGCGCCTGCGCGAGAACTCACGCGACGACCGCGGTGGCGCCCGCGCCACTCGACCCTGGCCCTTCACCACGGACGCCGCGAACTGCATCACCACCGCCTCCACGGTGTACGCTGATGCCCAACCGCGCGGTGTTAGGAGTTCCATGCAGATCGCCCCACCTGGGgagcaaattatataattactagctgtaatCCGAGGCGCGTATCCGGgtgaaaagtagcctatgtgcttatccagactataatctcaCTCTGTactcaaatttcatacagatactaTAAACAGTTTTCGCGGAAAAGAGTAACAatcatccatacatccatccatcgaTCTATCCATACTtccaaactttcgcgtttctAATATTAGCAGGCTAAGTGTCGCCACTCATTGGCCACCCGCCAGCACAAACGACACAACGAGAGGCACATTTCCTGtagttttcatacattttgtatGGATTCACAGCACATGGTTGACGTCGGTACCGCTATCGTGGGTGTTCCGTTTTGGAGCTGTAGCGTGTGGCCCATGTGCATGGACCTTAACTAATCTATACTAGTTATTATAGTTTGTGAGTTTGTAACGTTGTAGGCGGTAATATCTGgatctcatgaaccgtgatgATGACgatttgaccgcctccttggcacagtggttaacgcgtgagcgtggagccgaggggtcctgggttcaattctcggtggggacgcacaaaaaaaaatgtctcggtctggcaggacacagaaggctgatcacctacttgtccgtaaagaaaatcggtcagtgaaacagatgtacatcatctgccccataacCCAGTAGGGggcacgggacttcactttatgaACCGTGATAACTTATAGGCTATTTTTGCATATCGAAAACCACAAATCAATTACTGTGATTAAACaacaatcattaattaatcaatcaatGGACTGAATATCCAAAGGCATAAAATTCGCTTGTTAATGCCGACTATATAGAGCAAACGATTCATTGTAATTTCATGAAGAATGAAACATCTCTTAAGGAAAAATGGCACATATATActagtttgtaaataaaggATCATTTTATGCGGTTACGATGCCATAGTTGATAGCTGTAAAGATAGTGTTACGTAGTGCctaagtaaataaacatataaaaagacTAACCTTCCATAACAAAACCCTTCTCTATCCGCGGCTCGATAACTCTCATAAAAGGGGGTGCAAAGGGAAAGTTTTCTGGGAATATCAAGTGCAGCAAAATATTAGGAATGTTCAATTCTCGTAGATCCGCCGCCAAGTCACTCTCTGGGTCGATCTGATGCAAACGCACGTGCCACTCGAACAAGTTGTCGTTGACGAGCTCAACCTGAAAGTTACGTCGGCCAAATCAGTTACaaatcttttttgtttatataggtacttatttagagaaattaaatgtttatctgTAATaggcatttataaaatttaaaacgagGCTACACTTTGGACCTCTTAGACCTTTATAAGATAATGTAATAAGGATAAAGCCTTATAGTTCATAGATTAGGTAAACTTAggtatattgtaaatgtgggtttgtatacattaaataaatacaaatctgGGTAATATGgtcttcatatttattttcaattaattataatatttgttagtaCTAATCCCGATTATTTATTcccgataaataaatattaatcactTATCCCCCCCCCATCCTATCGCCAGCACCCACCTTAACGCCCCCCAATTATTTTTGGACTACGGCTTCCAGCGCAGACCGTTATCTGGGCCGTACCTAATCGTTCACTCTGAAAAAACGACCGTAAACAAatgattgttaaaaatttaccgTAAATACTGGATCAGGTCTGTTCTCCTGTAGCCGCTGTATCTCCTTGAGTTCTTTCATGAGTCTACGTGTGCGTACCGCAGCCGCACGCTCCCGTATGTCACTGGCGCCGTCCTTCTTTTTGGCGAGCGAATTACCAGTCGGACTTGAGGGCAAACTTGCTGCAGTTTCTGCAGGAACTACGCCATCCCTGTCAATTCAAATGGATATTTTAGCACCGTGTCGAGTTCTAAATTTTTCggttattattaaacttttatgtGACTGTGaagataactatttatattatcttgtcTGCGCTATCGTTTGACCATCCGATTTACGTgatcaaaaatatacatgcagtttacatttttgttttattaagctaattttaaaacactaaAAACGATACTTAGTTGCCttctattttaaactaaattaaattttaataaaacaaacgctTCAGTGAATGGAGATTTTGTAAAAATGCGTTTGTTCACAAAGTTAtatcgatttaatttataattgagcAGATCATAGATACTATACTACTTATTATGTAGTCATGAAGGtactagatttattttttataactttatttctgTAAGTAAAAAAGAATGTCATTTGCTAGTTATTAATTCTGCTGGTAATGGAATAAAAAGGGGACTAATGGGATCCATTAGTGCTAGTTCATAGCAAATGGGTTTACCAAGAGATTATGGAGTCTGTTTAATGTTGCCATCGGGTAATAAAACAGTCGTTCTGTTTCttttatagatacatattatagttttttctAGTTAGCAATCTTTTCAttgtacaaacaaaataaaggaatggaagATACCTTAATACatgatattattcaattatattttgtttgagcATTTAAGTGGGGTTTCAAGGATATTCACCAATGAAAAACTTATTGgttcaattgttattttttataattaatgggATTGataaagactttatttatcccacgctcgctgtacaaaaaaaaatgccaaTTTTTATCGAACatcttcaattaaaaaaacatggtTAATACACTACTAGTTATTGCAGAAGAAAAAAggctttgaaatatttgaaccGGTAGTAAATGTAGTAATCATCTCGATGGAATGCTGTTTCTGAGCAAACGTGCACTATATAAAGCTAAAATGTATATCGATGTTCACCTTCAATGCTAtgtgtattgaatatttaaaacgcgCGCGCCTTGTTACTtgtatttaacttatttataaacagcagtattgtttatgttttgtatttattcaaatttacaaaattttgccGTTATTCTTGTGAGTACGTGCGATTTTTTCAGGGTTCCGTATTAAGAGGGTTAAATGGGACCCTATTATTAGAACTTTCCTGTCCATCCGTCTGTCACGAGACTACTGCTtcatggttcgcctgatggtaagcgatcaccaccaccaaTGAACGCAGAAATAGTGCCTTTGCGAATGCGATGTCCATTCTGAGGGGTAAGGGATAGACTGGGAAAgctaaggaaaaggatacaagctaggaaattttcagagattatgtaaataagttataatatgaACGCTATAACAACTATCGATtggtgaccaatttttttaaagtttttccTTAGTTTGTTCGTGCGCGTCCCTTAGGGTCGCGATTTCGACTcacacttgaccgatttcttTAAGATTATAACATCGGATGCTTCGTAGTATATAGTGGAAAGACCAATCtaaactgttaaataataaaattctgtGTCGTTTTTTCACCCATCTGTAAAAATTAGTGAAAGATATTTTAGGCCGTCGCGTAATATGGGAGGAAAACCCCGAACGAACAGttaggttttattattttcatatgatacaaatattattaactgatTAGGCAAGGGATTTTTAGTTAAGCATACATAAGAGAGTCATAAaattaaggaaataatttaaattaaagagaaattgatttgatatgaagatgtaatattttatgactatatttataatatttacctacgtaatattattttattagttatggATTTATTATGCCtaaatttatacacatatataatacacctatattattttctttacactTATATCAACGGCAAACTACCTCTAAATACGTGCAAACGTATTTAGAGGTAgctataacttttttttattttttttcatagtacTTTATTCTATAAGAACTTCAGTATGTTTTTCCCTTTGTACAAatcaatttgatttttatattacggCATCAGGTTTCGCAGAAATGAGCCCTGATTCCCGTCACCACTCGACGTGGCTCGACCTAGATGTCAACGTTACATCAAAAATGGGGTCACATAATCGGTATTCGTTATCTGAATTAGTTTCAGAGgcaaacttaaataaaaatgattaattcaaaattccaATACCGAAGTGGGATTAAATTGTGTCCGTTATGTGGCTGATTCATTCAGGGTCAGAATTCAAAGAATTTCAAAACTTGtttcgtaaaattttaaaagtaggtAGGGCAGATGCATCATAATTACATGTTACAgagttgaataaaataacgtatttCTTTAAAACGATCTCAGTTGAGAAATAATATTCAGACACTGAAATCCATTGTAGTCTATCGCTTTAGCCTAAAAGGTACAGACATTTTAATCAGATTCGggttaatacttttaaaatatggttACACAAACTTAATGTAAGCTAAATAGTCGttgaaatatctatatatgtataagctATACGTCGACACGTGGACTAGAGGGAATAAATGTCACATACTATATTTAGCTCTACACCCCTATATTAATGAGTAAATTTTCTAGTCTCTGCGTCAATTAccattaatacaatttacaacaTTAGGCAGTAAATTTCCAAAAAGATGGATTATTATACAACCGCAGAcgagtaaataatttacaaggagataaaagattattataaaagaacttAGCTACACTCAGATCGTAAACAATAGTTTtgtaaacttaatattatgtcGCGTTACCTCAGTCCTTTTACTCTTGGTACAATAACTTTGTAACAACCTGCATGTCTTGTAGACGTCGTTACACTAAAGGGAATTGCGTaactagtaatttataaacaaatcacAGTATATAGCGTTTTTGTTACATAAGATAATACACATGTAGTTACCAAGCTACGTGCAAAACGTATTGGggacttaaatatttatagaaacgtTGGCCCAAGGTTGGGTTGGCATTAAACTATATAGGGCCTGGTTTGGTTGGCTTGGTTtgggatttattttttatttttatttatttggggATTTGTtcttaaaggaaaaaaaatagttcTGTAGGAAAAATCAGTTTGACCATGAATGAATGCatcaaaactaaattatcAAAACCAGCACAGCCATTCTCGACTTTTAGAAGGCCAACAAACAGCAAACAGTAAAactatgtgttttatataggTAAAGGACACCAAATTTATCTTCACATTCGGAATGGATCATGGATGGATGGACTAACGTTCGATGTATGtagatttaaatgtaaaaaataataattggtaaGATTTATGCTTGCTAATTAGTTGAaggtacattttattaattttactctCTTAATTCAAAAGGATAATAAAGTACATATTGCCCACTtagtaaagtatttataattacatatttgttttaaatgttacatgAGTCAATGAAGGGCCTAATGTTTATGCATTATGGACATGGACAAAGGGCAACAAGATTTTACAATCTCTTTTCTAGTAAAGTTCAATTTCCTCAATATTACGCACGTCACAAAGACTTGGTTTCATTTTGTAATGAGGTGTGACGTCAAACACTGTGTCATATATGCTGCTCGCATTTTGGCAGCTACGTTTGAGTTCCgtgtctttattttattagttaaatgTATGTACACATGATAAAACTGTAGAGTTCCATTCTATAcactgaatttattaaaatgcccttcataaaaaataacaattttgaatttctgtccgtctgtctgttgTCCGGCATTTACGCATAAACATATTGGATGAGTTTTGTTGAAACCATTGTTAGTATACTTATAAGATAGCATTTATattgaagaatttaatttgaatgaaactaCAGATGTGCAATCGATCACGAGTACTGCTATTCtgctatataccaaatttttttttgcagcaTAGACACTGATCCCGATCTATttactcaaataaatataggtattgtaacataaaaatcttCTTACACTCCGTATACTACGGTAGTATTACGTATAAAAGAATTTgagtattataaatcaaaattgtaGAGCGGCAGAACAAGTTTAGCGatatttttgctattttaGTTTTCTGTTTGCTCTTGCAGTCATGGTGTCTTAAGTATAACAGTATAAACTAGTATTGCTTGCCTAATGCTTATCTTTCCATTATTTAccattatcaattaattaattactaggAAATTAGTTACCGTGCTACATgcaattgaaagaaaaaaatatgtgcaCAGGAGATCTCAATCAAAGGCGATAATTTTATCAACTAAACCAATCAACCTAGTTGTAGGGCAGGTGGTGGGGGTCCTGTCCTCGGGCGGCATACGAAATtcggaaaaaaatatacttagatATTCGGAAATTGCGCGCATAAATTTTGCGGTACAGCCTAGTGATAGGCGGACAAAAAGTCTGACAgtgaagtcttagtaatagggtTCCTCTTTTTACCTTTTGGATACGGAACCCTAACAAGCAAGGCGCCGAATTTCCAATAGGCACCAGGCggttaaaatttgtgtaagtaacttattatattaattaattaccttttgcccgcggctgcgctcgcgttaaattcggagtagtttaatagatgttataatacatataaaccttcctcttgcatcactctatttattaaaaaaaaaccctatcaaaatctgtttcgtagttttaaagatttaagcacacatagggacatagggacagagatagaaaaagcgacttttttatactatgtagtgatgtagctcctttatattttagaactaaagaaaaaaaattagaacCAGATAGTCGCGCATGGCGGGCTTATGAAGTTCGTTGATGCAATTATGTAATTACGATTCCTGTAGGCGCTGTAATTACTAAGAGAATTTACATCGGCTAataaatgctattttatataacgaatttattaaatatttatcagtagagaaatttattgcaatattgcATGAAATGCAGTTTTCTATTCATGTATTCTTTCTCATTGCTGCTATTCTCGAGAGCGTTAAATTAAAtggtatttcataattttattacacctTGTTGCTTGTTGcctattttattgtaagtgCTTGGTGGTACGTTAAGGTTTATGAATGTTAATATTGAATGCTGATCTTTAGTATATTgacttaaataaaagtatagaaAATGAACATATAAAGCTCGATGTTGCTACAATAGgttcattcataattaatataataactttatgaTTAAACTAGCGCTGTAATAACTTTATGATTAAACTAGCGGTGCCCCGCAGATGATCCACGTCGTACATGTAATTATATAggctatagccttcctcagttaatgggctatataacactgaaagaattcgTCAAATCGGACTAGTCATTCTTCTAGATTAGCGTGTTCAAGCaagttaacaaacaaacaatctcttcagctttatatgtattagGATGACACGTTTGTAGTGTGAAATGTTTTGAATCTGTTTGAATTACATATTAAGGGACGATCAAATATTAACTACTTTCAtccaaatattatgtacaaagtattttttgtctaagtaaaatgaaaaaaaaataagatcaaCTGTCCAAGGTCCAACTGAGGGACcaacgtaaaaaaatattatgaatacaaaatatatccccttgttttatgtttgtttatttcgatCTTATACTGTTTATGAAATAtctaaaagaattaaaatttaaattatcattattagct
The Zerene cesonia ecotype Mississippi chromosome 1, Zerene_cesonia_1.1, whole genome shotgun sequence DNA segment above includes these coding regions:
- the LOC119831959 gene encoding ubiquitin-conjugating enzyme E2Q-like protein CG4502 translates to MTSRSKEKVAAAFKKLFRSSEKRDNDGAGPSGSPARRGIFRRHRDGVVPAETAASLPSSPTGNSLAKKKDGASDIRERAAAVRTRRLMKELKEIQRLQENRPDPVFTVELVNDNLFEWHVRLHQIDPESDLAADLRELNIPNILLHLIFPENFPFAPPFMRVIEPRIEKGFVMEGGAICMELLTPRGWASAYTVEAVVMQFAASVVKGQGRVARAPPRSSREFSRRRAEEAFRSLVKTHDKYGWVTPSLSDG